Below is a genomic region from Chloroflexota bacterium.
CCATGGCGCCCCCTTCGCTTGAGTTGGCGGTACGCTAGCACCGGTTGCGGGGGGCGTCAAACGCAGGCGGAGCGCCAAGTCTCATTGTTGTCCCATTTGCCGCAAACGCCTTGACAGCGTTGACTCGCATGCACTACTTTCGAGAGTCGCGCATACCTAAAACAATCTTTAACAGGTCTGGTTTCTCTTGATACTTTATCTCATTAATATGATGTCATTTCGGCATAGGCCACGAAGTGCAGAACTCGACCTGTTAGGGAGCGCGGCAGACTGTTTTGAGATGATCCAGTAATCGACTTTACGGCAAGACGGCCACAGGTGAGAAATCACGAAGCGAGCAGCGGCCGGTCGGAAGCCGGCCAATGGGTCAGGCGCGATTTCACATACAATTTTGGGGATTTGGAGGTTAAACAATATTGATACTTTATCTCAGTTAATACAGCACAGAGAGCAGACTCTCGGCAGCAAAGCAGGCTGGTCAATCATTCAATTGCCAGCAACACACAGAAAGGGGTTACGCCAAGCATGTTAGCCAACAGGAACATTTGGACATCATTATGGGGAAGGGCGCTCATGGCCACCGCGGCGTTGATGCTCGCGGTAGCGCTGATGGCTTGCCAGAGCGGAGACGACGACGCCCCCGCAACGAACGCCGGAGGGGCGGCAACCTCCGCAGCGGCCTCGCCAACGGAAGAGACCACCATGGCGCAAAAGCTGAACGTCGTGGCCACATCGAACATCGCCGCAGACTGGGCGCGCAACGTGGGCGGTGACCGGGTCGAGGTGAAGGGCCTGCTGCCCATCGCCCAAGACCCACATTCCTATCAGCCGGGGGCGCGAGACGTCGCGGACATCGCCGCGGCCGACCTGGTGCTGACCATCGGACTTAGTCTGGAGGACGAGTGGCTCCGCGATCTGGTCGAAAATGCCAGCGCGGATGTGTCTCGTGTCGTGGCGCTGGGCGATCATGTTTCACCCATCCTCTTTGAGGAGATCGGCGCACACGCCATGGAAGCGGAAGGGAGCGAGGGGCTGTTGGGCCGCCTGCTCATCGCAGACGGCAGCGAGCCGAGGCTCTCGATCCTGGACCTGGAGACCGGGGAGCTGGACCTGCACGCGCTTGAGGTCGCGGCGGCCTCGGCGACCCTGTACTCAAGCCCCAGCGGACGGTTCGTCTTTGCACTATCCCGTGGTCCCGAAGACAACGACGACCGAGTACAGATCTTCGACAGCGGCGTCTACCTGGAGGAGCACGGGGACCACTTCGACCTCGTCGTAGACCCCGTTTCCGAGCTGAGCCTTGGGACAACGGACCAGCGCCCGGTGCACGTGAGCGTCCACGCGGGCCAAACGGCCATCTACCACGACGGATCGGGTCGTGCTGCGCTCTTCGACGAGCACGAGCTTGAGGAGGAGCGGGATTCATACGAGCCGGTGTGGATCGACGCGGGGCTACAGCACGGGGCGGTCGTGCCACTGGGCGAAGAGTACGCGGTGGTGTCCTCCAACAACCCCGACTACCCTGCGACTGCAACCAGCAGCCTGCCCATCGGAGCTGAGGTGCGCACTCTGGACAACAGGGTGGTCTACGACGCCAGCAACAGGGCGTGTCCCGGACTCCACGGAGAGGCGGCGAATCACCACGGCGTCATGTTCGGCTGCGTGGGTGGCGTGCTGTTCATCGAGGGACACGATGGGGACTTTGAGCACGTATTCGTCCCCAACGACTCCAGCATGAACGAGGCCGCCCGCATCGGCACGGTCTGGTCGCATGAGGACATCGAGCTGTTCTTCGGCTCCGCGAGCTACCGAGACGAGGATGGCGCGAGGATCAACGGCGGACTCTGGACCATCGACGCCGAAGGCGGGAGCATGAGCCAAGTCCTGCCGGCTACGGACGAGAAGCGGGTCCTGCGGGCGGCGTTCGACGGGCACGGCGAGAAGGCCTTCTTCCTGACATACGACGGGACGCTCAACGCCGTCGACACGGAGTCGGGCGAGGTAATGGAGACCATCGAATTGCTGGAGCCCTTTGACGGGGACACCTCGCCCAACTTCACCACAGTAGGCGACACCCTGTTCCTGACCGACCGGGCCCACGGCCGCCTGATCGAGTTCAACCTGGACCACGGTGAAGTGGAGCGGGAGTGGACCGTGGGCGGCGAGCCGCGGAGCGTGGCCTTCGCCGGCATCGGCGGTGGCGAGGACCATGAGGAAGAGGGTCACGGCGAAGATGACCACGACGACCACGGACACGCACACGGCATGTATGACCCTCACTTCTGGTTTGACCCTCCCCGGGTGAAGGCAGCCGTGTACACCATTGCGGATCGGCTTTCAGCCCTCGACCCGGAGGGAGCGGCAACGTACCGCGCGAACGCGGCGGCCTACGCGGCGGAGCTGGACGCGCTGCACGCTTGGACGGCGAGCACCGTGCAGGCGATCCCCACGGAGCGCCGCGTCCTCGTCACATCCCATGACACCCTGCGCTACTTCGCCGAACTGTACGGGTTCGAGGTTGTCGGGACGGTACTGCCGGGGCTTTCCCCGGACATCGAGCCCTCCGCACAACATCTGCACGGGCTGATGGAGACACTGGAAGAGCATCCCGTGCCGGCGGTATTCGGCGAAACGACCGTCTCGGAGCGGATGGCGCAGTCCATCGCACAAGAGACCGGCTCCCGATTCCTGCAGCTGTACTCAGGCTCCCTGGGGGCCCCAGGCAGTGGCGCGGACACCTACATCGGCATGGTGCGAGCCAACGTGGGAATCATCGTGGGCGCTCTACGGTAGCGTCCCAAGCCCGCCCTGACTCCCACCGGGAGATCTCGGCGAAATAACTCTCG
It encodes:
- a CDS encoding zinc ABC transporter substrate-binding protein; the protein is MATAALMLAVALMACQSGDDDAPATNAGGAATSAAASPTEETTMAQKLNVVATSNIAADWARNVGGDRVEVKGLLPIAQDPHSYQPGARDVADIAAADLVLTIGLSLEDEWLRDLVENASADVSRVVALGDHVSPILFEEIGAHAMEAEGSEGLLGRLLIADGSEPRLSILDLETGELDLHALEVAAASATLYSSPSGRFVFALSRGPEDNDDRVQIFDSGVYLEEHGDHFDLVVDPVSELSLGTTDQRPVHVSVHAGQTAIYHDGSGRAALFDEHELEEERDSYEPVWIDAGLQHGAVVPLGEEYAVVSSNNPDYPATATSSLPIGAEVRTLDNRVVYDASNRACPGLHGEAANHHGVMFGCVGGVLFIEGHDGDFEHVFVPNDSSMNEAARIGTVWSHEDIELFFGSASYRDEDGARINGGLWTIDAEGGSMSQVLPATDEKRVLRAAFDGHGEKAFFLTYDGTLNAVDTESGEVMETIELLEPFDGDTSPNFTTVGDTLFLTDRAHGRLIEFNLDHGEVEREWTVGGEPRSVAFAGIGGGEDHEEEGHGEDDHDDHGHAHGMYDPHFWFDPPRVKAAVYTIADRLSALDPEGAATYRANAAAYAAELDALHAWTASTVQAIPTERRVLVTSHDTLRYFAELYGFEVVGTVLPGLSPDIEPSAQHLHGLMETLEEHPVPAVFGETTVSERMAQSIAQETGSRFLQLYSGSLGAPGSGADTYIGMVRANVGIIVGALR